The genomic window TTGCGATCGGGTAAGATTTGTGCTTTCCGGATACACTGTCTGTCCCTGCTTCGTTGCGCGATACAACAAAAGGCCAGCTCCAATGAACAGCGAAGCGATTGCCAACAAAACAAGGATTTTTTTAATTTGTTCGGAGTTTCTCATATATGGAGTGTGGGCGCTTGACAAATTTACAGTTATTATGGTAGTATGAGTTCTTGGCTACACATCGAGCAAAATCCGCTGTATAGTCAAAATCTTTGACAAGGAGATACTATCATGAAATCAAGGTTTTCGCTTGTGGTTTTCACGTTTTTGTCTGTTGTTTTGTTCACCTCGGATGTCGCTTTCGCCCAAACCAACGACCATGCCCAGAACAACGCGGCGGTTTTGGTGACCGGAACGTTCCGAAGTGACTTTGCTCCCAAATTCGGCGGAAGCGACCTTCAGTCGTTCTCCCTGAAAACGGGCATCAACCCGGGCGGCGAAATTGTTTTTAAGCCGAGAAGTAGGGTTTCTTTCGGTGCCGGTTTCTCGACCTTGAAGTTCGAAAGACAAAGTGTGCACCATGTTGTGCTCCGTGATGCCTTCCAGTATCTCGACGCAGAAGGCAACCTGGTACTGGTAGAAATGCCTGGCGTCGAGCTTGCGTCGACCGACCGCACAGCGCGGGTAAGCGACATGAAAAAGCTTACCGGGACGCTCTACTACAACTTCGGAAAGGACGACAGCCGCGTTCGGCCGTTCTTGGGGTTCCGCGGCGGCGTGGGACTGGCGAAGATCGTCCAAAACTATCAGACGTACCTCCACCCGGAGTTTGCCAGGTTGCGCCCGGACTTTCAGTTCGATCTCCCATCCGTCACAACGGATGTGAAAACATTCCTTTTGGGAGGCATCGGTGGGGTTAACTTCTACCCCACGAAGCACCTTGTGATACGAACCGCCGCCGGGTACCTGAATGGCGGCTTTGCGGAGGCGGGCATCGGGTTCACCTTCTGAAACCGAAACATCAACGAACATTCCATCCATGCGGAGGGCTCACCCCTCCGCTTTATTATTGCATACAAGTCCAAATTTCAAAATCCAAATATCAAATCAATGTCAAAGCTCAAAGCCCAAATTATTTCTTTTTATAAATGGAAGAAAATATAAGTGATAACTCGTGCGCTTCTTGCCAAAGCTTCCTGCATGCGTCCTTCTCCTTCTGATCTGCCTCCGCGATCATGCGGAGCCAATGCATCGTCTCCTTTGACTCCTTCTTGCAAAGGCCGATTTTGTGCCGAAAGTCTTTTTTGGATTCCGCGCCATCAGCTTCCATGTAGTTCGCCCCAACGCTTGTTCCGGATCGTACAAGCTGGCTTATGAGCGGGCGAATGATCGGGGTCTCGGGCAGGGTACCAGCAAAGCGAATGATGAGTTCTCCGAATTTTGCTGTACGTTCACCAAGATCGAACTTCTTTTTGTCATTTGGATTTTGGATTTGATTTGACATTTGAGCTTTGAAATTTGAAATTTGCATGCCTATTAGTATCTTACTCCCCAATGCAGGCCTTCGGCGGTAGTTCCGGTCCGCGTATCCGGTCCCGTGATCGTATACCGTCCGGGAATTGGGGTGGTGGGGAATGCAACACTACCATTCCCGTTTCCCGACGATGTGCCGCCGGTCGTTCCCGGCGGAGTGCCTATGAACGGACCTCCATTGACGGTGGCCCGCACCCGTATGCGCGTATTGATCAGTTGCCAGTTGTATTGGAGGTTCCCCCTGTCAGGCGCTGCGCACCCGGTAGCCGGCATGCCCTGCTTTGCTTCTTTTTTTGAAACGGTGAGCGATGTATCGTTGCACTTATTCACCCAATTTAACATTGCCGCATTGTTGTAGGGCGGGAAATAGGGCGGGGTAAGATTTACTGCGGGGAACACAATATCATGATTTGGGGCACTGGAACCTGACTGCTTGAGCGGGTCCGCAACATACCCCGCACTTCCCGCCGGAATGCTAAACCCCGTGCAAGGCGATGCCCCGCAATTTTCTGTCGCAAGTCCCGTAGGATATGTCCATGTCGCCGTGGGACGCGTGGCCATAGGTTCAATGACCGCAACACCGCCGGATTTGGCGCCATTATTTACGACGGGTTTGATGGCAAGTATCCCGGCATAAACTTTAATACCTCCTGCTGGGAGAAATGAAGGGGATGACGGCACGTTATTTACCGCAATGCCCAGCTTCCAGCAGCCAATGGCATTTTGGTTAAGCACCGGCCCTGCATCGCCAAAGACAAAAAGCGAACCGCTGTAATTACCGCTGCTGTTGGTGAGTATCGTGGTGTTATAGGGCGCGAGAGTCGTAAGACCGGCACAGTCGTCAACATTGCCTTCGGCAGTACCCCCGGGGCCGGATTTTTGTATGGTTGTAAGAACATACGCCCGCGGCGTGCCGCCGGTAAGCGTTACGGAGGGCGAGCTTTGATAAAGCTTTGATGGCGATGGCACAGTTAATGAGATGGCCGGTGTCGGCGCAGTTTGCGAATAAATATATACGGGTTGCGTGACATGGTGCAGAATAGGAACGCTCAACCGCACCGGAAGTCCGTATGAGCCGCCAACGCCGAAGTTCTCTCCCGCGCCGCCGGAGAATGCCGTGCAGTTTCCTGGAGAAATGGATGAAAGGGACACACATATGAACGTTCCGGGATTCCCAACAACGGTAATTTCTCCTGCAGCACCCGTGTAAGGAACATTATCAAGCGTAAGCGTGCCGGCTCCAGCATATACATATCCCCCGGGACCGGTAAGGCTCCACGACACGACGCTTCCCAACTGCACCTGCACCGACACCGTGCCTACGTGGTAATGGACAGTTGAAAAACTTGCCGTACCGCGGGAAATAGGTCCGGCAGAATTACAAGTTAAAGAGTGCGTCACCGAGTACGTTGGCGTAATGCCGAAGTAAGAATCGAGCGAATACGTGCTTGACGCATCCGGCGTACTCCCTCCTGCACTGACCGGCACGGGACCACATGTTGTCGCCCCGGTTCCGGAACATGAGCCGCGGAGGTTTCGGGCCGTCCAAGGAAATGTGGCGCTTCCGGCAAACCCATCAAAGGCCACCGAGATGTCTGCCGTCTCCTGCGTTTCCACGCATGCGGAAAGACAGTTGTATAGCCCGTAGGTGCATGCCTGTCCATCGGCATTGCAATTGGTATTGTACGGGGAAAGATTTGACGGCGGTGTAGCGCTGCATGTTGCACTGGTACAGCTGTTGCTGGAATCGCACCCGGATGTTCCGGAGGTGCGGGCTGTAAGACAGCCAGCCGTTCCATACGCACAAGTACTTTCACAAGAACTATACTTATAACATGCCGTGCCGTAGCAGGCCGGATTGGGGAACAGAGGGAGTAACGGACCCGAACATACTCCGCAAGAATTACGGGTTCCGGAACATGTAGATGCGCTGTCCGTGCACGCATTGCAATTACAAAAATTCCCATTAAGTGGGGAATAGCAATCAACACAGTTCGAACAGGTTTCCGAGCCGTTGCAGGTGCCATCCCCGCAAACCGGCGGCGGCACGCACACTCCCCCGCTGCATATCATTCCCGTGAGCGTACAGTTGGTTGAGCTTTGGCACGGACCTCCATCACAGGAATATCCGCCACAGTTGGTGTCGGTATTGCACGATGTTATGGTGGGCATGCCTATACACGCGCAGGACAAATCATAAGTTCCGCATCCGCAAGAAACGCAACCGCAAGGCTGGCCGAAGACGGGGCAGAATTGGGCTGATAGCGATGCGGGAAAGATGAACGAAGCCGAGACGGTCAACATCAGGAACAACAGAGCCTTCAAAAAAAAACGAGCGCCAAAATTTCCCGGCGGGATAAAATTTTCTGGTGGGAAATTATTTTCTGGCATGGCGGAAGTCATTTCATGCTACTGCTTTGCGTACGAAATAGCGATACGCACGGCCGGAGGAAAGTTTTTGGCAAGGCCTGCCGCAGCCGCTTCAGAAATGTCCGCCGGCACCACAGGCCGCTCTTCCGTAATGGTCACCGAGACGGACTCTTGGTCACTGGATCCTTGGAGAAAAACGGTGTTTCCATTTACCTGATTCTGAAAATCTTTCCTATAACCGTTGTCTTTAAGATAATCTCCGTAGCGCCTGACGGCTTCGTCTTTTGACCAGGGCGACTTGAACGCGACGACGTAACCTGCGGTTTTTGCGAGATAGTCGAGTGACCCTGTGCTTTGCGTAAGTTCAAACCCCGGCTCGCTTTTTTCAAGCGGAAGTTCTGCCGGAAACTGGCTGGGAAGCTTATCTTCTCGTGTCTCAAGCACTGCGGGTCGCAGAACCGGTATTCCTGGTTTTTCCCGTTCGGGAAGCGCGAGCGCGATAACAATGACAAGAACTACCACCCATCCCGCGATGGCAATAAGCGGAAGCTTTGCCTTAAGCGCACCTTGACCAGGATGGTCTTTTTGAAGAAGATTGATATCCATAAACAACATCTATACTACCCAGTATAGGCTTTCTGGCTCGTGACACAACACCATGTGTGGATAGGATGACTGGGGTAGGCAAATAAAGGAAAATATGGGATAATCAAACCCTATGGGCTCTTCCGAGATATTCAAAAAAATACTGCTCGTGGCAGGGGACCTTGTCGTATTTTGCCTTGCGTTACTTGCCGCCATGGCAATTCGCCACCAGGGACGCATGGGAGACCCGGAGCTCTATTACATTCACTTTATCCCCTTCGGCGGGCTTTTTTTCATCTGGCTCATTGTCTTCTATATCTATAGCCTCTACGACCTGCGGTACTGGGACAGCTCCGTTTCATTTTTAAATCTTGCGGCGCACGCGTTTACGCTCAACACGCTCATTGCCATCGCGTTCTTTTACTTCAATCCGTACGTTTCCATCGCGCCGCGCACCGTTCTTTTTGTCGATATTGCCCTTTCCGGCCTGCTTTTCTGCGCCTGGCGTTTTCTTTTTAACCGGGCGCTCGCAAAAAAACTCATGCAGGACATCGCTCTTGCAGGAGCCTCTCAGGCGCATATTGAACTTGCCAGGGAATTTGCAAAAAAGCCCGCATGGGGATACCGCGTTTCCTGCTTCGTGACCGATGAGACATATATCCTGCCGCAAGACCTTGCCCATATTCCCGTCCTTTCGGTTCAGATGTTTGAAAAAGAAATGCAGCATGCCGAGCGCCAACCAGGCGGGCCGCCAACAGAAGGCGGGTTGCGCATTGCCCGGGTAATCTTTAGCGAGCGCCCGGACCGCACGACGCAACACGCGCTCTCGTTTTTCTCGCTTCTTTCTCGCCACGTCACATTTCAAGCGCTACCCACGTTCATTGAACGGGTCTTTCATAAAGTTCCTCTTTCGGAAGTTTCTGAATCGTGGTTCCTGGAAAACCTAAGCGAGGGAGAGAAACAGTTCTATGAACAGCTCAAGCGCGCCTTTGATATCGCGGGGGCTATTGTGCTTGGTGTTTTTACCTTGCCGCTCATGGCGCTTGTCGCTTTGGGCATTAAACTGGAAGACGGGCGGCGAGTGCTGTACACGCATACACGCCTGGGAAGAGGCGGAAGCATGTTCCGGCTTCTCAAATTCCAGAGCATGATAGAACATGCGGAGGCGGGCGGACCCCAGTGGACGCGCGAGAACGACCCGAGAGTGACCATGTTCGGTTCGTTCCTGCGCAGTACGCGCCTGGACGAATTGCCGCAACTTTGGAACGTGCTTTTAGGAGATCTTTCATTCATCGGGCCCCGGCCCGAGCGGCCCGAGTTCGTAGAAAAACTTGAAAAAGACATCCCATTCTATAATTTGCGGCATTTGGTACGGCCCGGCCTTTCCGGGTGGGCGCAGATAAATAACCCTCTGCAGAGCGTGGAGGAGAGTTATGAAAAACTGGAATACGATCTTTTTTACATCAAAAACAGATCGTTCTTCCTCGATGTTGCAATTGCATTGAAAACGTTGAGCATCATTCTTCGCAGGAAGGGGCGATAA from bacterium includes these protein-coding regions:
- a CDS encoding four helix bundle protein, yielding MSNQIQNPNDKKKFDLGERTAKFGELIIRFAGTLPETPIIRPLISQLVRSGTSVGANYMEADGAESKKDFRHKIGLCKKESKETMHWLRMIAEADQKEKDACRKLWQEAHELSLIFSSIYKKK
- a CDS encoding sugar transferase → MGSSEIFKKILLVAGDLVVFCLALLAAMAIRHQGRMGDPELYYIHFIPFGGLFFIWLIVFYIYSLYDLRYWDSSVSFLNLAAHAFTLNTLIAIAFFYFNPYVSIAPRTVLFVDIALSGLLFCAWRFLFNRALAKKLMQDIALAGASQAHIELAREFAKKPAWGYRVSCFVTDETYILPQDLAHIPVLSVQMFEKEMQHAERQPGGPPTEGGLRIARVIFSERPDRTTQHALSFFSLLSRHVTFQALPTFIERVFHKVPLSEVSESWFLENLSEGEKQFYEQLKRAFDIAGAIVLGVFTLPLMALVALGIKLEDGRRVLYTHTRLGRGGSMFRLLKFQSMIEHAEAGGPQWTRENDPRVTMFGSFLRSTRLDELPQLWNVLLGDLSFIGPRPERPEFVEKLEKDIPFYNLRHLVRPGLSGWAQINNPLQSVEESYEKLEYDLFYIKNRSFFLDVAIALKTLSIILRRKGR